The Duganella sp. BuS-21 sequence CCATGCGCCCATGGTACGCCCAAAAACGCCGCGATGTTTGAGGCGAATCAAGCTGGCGGATACAAGTGTTTACATATCCCGTAATCGCCTTGTCATAAGCGCTGCTGTATACTGCGCGATCACGGCCGTCACCCACTCTGGAATTATCATATGAACAAGCGTCCTACGCTCTCTATTAAGTCGCCCGTCAAGTCCAAGCCGGCAGCGCCGAAACTGCGCTCCAGCCATGCGCGCGACCTGAAACCAGCGTTGCAGACCAGTTTCCAGACCGGCCTCAAGGCCGATTCCCTGGCATTCAGCCTGATCGGCGCCGCCGGCGCCGTCGCCCAGGTCAAAACCGGCACCAACCTGCCGCAGGCGCTGGCCCAGGTCTGGGGCCGCCAGGACACCACACCGCAGGCGCGCGGCGCCATGCAGGACATCGCCTATCGCGCCATGCGCCAGCTGGGCCAGAGCGAGGCCTTGATCGCCCTGATGGCGCCCAAGGCGCCCGAACCGCTGGTGGCGGCCTTGCTGTCGTGCGCGCTGGCGTTGATGACCGCGCCGGACGACACTGCGCCCTACGAAGAATTCACCGTGGTCGACCAGACCGTGACGGCGGCCGACGCCCACCCGGACACCGCCCGCGCCAAGGGCATGGTCAACGCCGTGCTGCGCCGCTTCCTGCGCGAACGCAAGGCCCTGCTGGACGCGGTGCTGCTGCAACCGGTAGCAAAATGGAATTATCCGCAATGGTGGATCGACGCCGTCAAGAGCGCCTGGCCGCAGGAATGGCAAGCGGTGCTGGCCACCGGCAACCAGCCGCCGCCACTGACCCTGCGCATCAACGCCCGCAAGACCAGCATGGAACAATATCTGGCCACGCTGGCCGAGGCCGGCATGGCCGCCGAACAGATCGGCCCCTACGCCGTGCGCCTGGAGAAACCGCTGGGCGTGCACCTGATCCCCGGCTTCGACCAGGGCCTGGTGTCGGTGCAGGACGCCGGCGCCCAGCTGGCCGCGCCGCTGCTGGACGTGCAAGACGGCATGCGCGTGCTGGACGCCTGCGCCGCGCCGGGCGGCAAGACCTGCCACATCCTGGAGCTGGCCGAGGCCCAGGTGACCGCGCTGGACGCCGACGCCAAGCGCCTGACCCGCGTCGGCGAGAACCTGGAGCGCCTGCAACTGCAGGCCACGCTCAAGCCGGCCGAAGCCCAGTCCAGCGGCTGGTGGGACGGCCAGCCCTTCGACCGCATCCTGGCCGACGTGCCGTGCACGGCCTCCGGCATCGTGCGCCGCCACCCGGATATCCGCTGGCTGCGCCGCAAGGGCGACACGCTCCAACTTGCAACACTTTCGGGCAAAATCCTCGACAACCTTTGGCAGATGCTGGCGCCGGGTGGTAAATTGCTGTTCGTGACATGTTCCTTGTGGCCGCAGGAATCCGAGGCGCAGGCGGCCGCTTTTGCAGTACGCAATCAGGCCGTCCGCCTGGATGCGCCCGGTCAATTGCTCCCCGCCGGCGGCTCCGGGCAGGATCACGATGGTTTGTTTTACGCGCTGTTCCAGAAAAATGCGTAACCACTTGAGTACTTGCCCACCCGTGACGCTACGATTTTTTCGACTCCTGATCGCACCATTGCTGCTGATGCTGGCGCTGCTGCCGCAGCCGTCGCAAGCGTCCGAGGGCGTCGAAATCCGTCGTTCGCTGGTGGAGGCGACCGAAGACGGCTACCGCCTTTCGGCCACCTACGGCTTCGAACTGAGCCGCGAGATGGAAGATGCCCTGCAGTACGGCAAGACCCTGTATTTCTACACCGAAATCGAATTCACCCGCCCGCGCTGGTACTGGTTCGATGAAAAAGCCATCACCGCGCGCCAGACCATCAGCCTGTCATACAACGTCCTGACCCGCCAGTACAACGTGGCCATCAGCGGCAATGTGCACCAGAGTTTCTCCTCGCTCGACGACGCGCTGTTCCTGATCCGCCGCCCCAACCGCTGGCTGGTGGCGACGCGCGGCGCGCTCAAGGTGGGCGAGACCTATACCGTGCGCCTGAGCATGGGGCTCGACCCCAACTACGTGCCCAAGCCGCTCAAGGTCAACGCCCTGAACAACAACGAGTGGCGCCTGGCGTCCGACAAGAAATCCTTCCAGTACAGGGCCGAGTAAGTGAAGACGGCCTTGCGGTATTTTTCGGTCGTTGGCGGCGGCATCGTCAGTATCCTGCTGTTCATGCTGGCGTCGGCCTCCGACAATTCCGGCTTCTTCGACCGCTACTATGGCTGGCTGCTGGGCCTGAACGCGGCGGTGGCGGTGTCGCTGCTGCTGCTGGTCGCGGTGTCCCTGTTCCGCCTGTATGCGCGCTTCAAGGCCGGCAAGTTCGGCTCCAAGCTGATGTCGCGGCTGGTGATGCTGTTTGCTGCCATTGGCGTGCTGCCGGGGCTGGTGATCTTCCTGGTCTCCGTACAATTCGTTTCCCATTCGATTGAGTCGTGGTTCAACGTGCCGGTGGAAGAGGCGCTGGAATCCGGCATCAACCTCAGCCGTGCCGGCCTGGACCGCGCGGTCGGCGAGCTGACCGTCAGCGCCACCCAGACCGTGCAGGATCTGGCCGACCGCCCGTTCGGCACCGAGCGCGCCACGCTGGCCAACCTGGTCAAGAGCCAGACCGGCATGCAGAACGCCATCATCGTCGACGGCGAAGGCGGGCTGGTGGTCAGTGCGCGCGCCAGCCGCAGCGGCAACCTCAGCGCCGACCTGCCGACCCGCGACATGATGGCCAAGGTGCGCAAGGGCGAGGTGTACGGCGCGCCCGAAGGCGGCAACGAGCTGCACAGCGACCTGGTCAACGCACCGCTGCCGGCCGAAGCCGTCAACAAACTGCGCCTGCGCGTGCTGATCGCCATACCCGACCACGTGCAGCCCAACGGCACCCATCTGGCGCCGCGCTACCTGCAACTGCTGCAGCTGGCGCCGTCCCAGCTGGCGGCCGACGGCGAAACCATCCGCGCCGCCTATGCCGACTATAAGGAGCGCTTCGACGCCCGCGAAGGCCTGCGCAAGATGTACATCGTGACCTTGACGCTGACCTTGCTGCTGGCGGTGTTCGGCGCCATCGCCAGCGCCTTCCTGATCGCCAGCGACCTGGCCCAGCCGCTGTTGCTGCTGGCCGAGGGCACGCGCGCGGTGGCCGAGGGCGACCTGTCGCCGCGCCCGATCGTCGCCACCTCGGACGAGCTGGGCACGCTGACGCAATCGTTCAACACCATGACGCGCCAGCTGTCGGACGCCCGCAGCGCCGTCGAGCGCAACCGCGCGGCGCTGCAGAACGCCAAGGCCCACCTGGAATCGGTGCTGGCCAATATGTCGGCCGGGGTGATGGTGCTGGACCATGAATTCCACCTGATCAGCTGCAATGACT is a genomic window containing:
- the rsmB gene encoding 16S rRNA (cytosine(967)-C(5))-methyltransferase RsmB; translation: MNKRPTLSIKSPVKSKPAAPKLRSSHARDLKPALQTSFQTGLKADSLAFSLIGAAGAVAQVKTGTNLPQALAQVWGRQDTTPQARGAMQDIAYRAMRQLGQSEALIALMAPKAPEPLVAALLSCALALMTAPDDTAPYEEFTVVDQTVTAADAHPDTARAKGMVNAVLRRFLRERKALLDAVLLQPVAKWNYPQWWIDAVKSAWPQEWQAVLATGNQPPPLTLRINARKTSMEQYLATLAEAGMAAEQIGPYAVRLEKPLGVHLIPGFDQGLVSVQDAGAQLAAPLLDVQDGMRVLDACAAPGGKTCHILELAEAQVTALDADAKRLTRVGENLERLQLQATLKPAEAQSSGWWDGQPFDRILADVPCTASGIVRRHPDIRWLRRKGDTLQLATLSGKILDNLWQMLAPGGKLLFVTCSLWPQESEAQAAAFAVRNQAVRLDAPGQLLPAGGSGQDHDGLFYALFQKNA
- a CDS encoding DUF4390 domain-containing protein; this encodes MTLRFFRLLIAPLLLMLALLPQPSQASEGVEIRRSLVEATEDGYRLSATYGFELSREMEDALQYGKTLYFYTEIEFTRPRWYWFDEKAITARQTISLSYNVLTRQYNVAISGNVHQSFSSLDDALFLIRRPNRWLVATRGALKVGETYTVRLSMGLDPNYVPKPLKVNALNNNEWRLASDKKSFQYRAE
- a CDS encoding ATP-binding protein encodes the protein MKTALRYFSVVGGGIVSILLFMLASASDNSGFFDRYYGWLLGLNAAVAVSLLLLVAVSLFRLYARFKAGKFGSKLMSRLVMLFAAIGVLPGLVIFLVSVQFVSHSIESWFNVPVEEALESGINLSRAGLDRAVGELTVSATQTVQDLADRPFGTERATLANLVKSQTGMQNAIIVDGEGGLVVSARASRSGNLSADLPTRDMMAKVRKGEVYGAPEGGNELHSDLVNAPLPAEAVNKLRLRVLIAIPDHVQPNGTHLAPRYLQLLQLAPSQLAADGETIRAAYADYKERFDAREGLRKMYIVTLTLTLLLAVFGAIASAFLIASDLAQPLLLLAEGTRAVAEGDLSPRPIVATSDELGTLTQSFNTMTRQLSDARSAVERNRAALQNAKAHLESVLANMSAGVMVLDHEFHLISCNDSVERILQQAGVTMIGQKLDEIEGLQEFGGAIVTAFAAQSAQSAAGRNIARLHWQRQLEVPRRAASIEGGDLTLLTRGSRLPIEGGSGYLVVFDDISDVISAQRSIAWGEVARRLAHEIKNPLTPIQLSAERMQMKLEDKLMPSDAELLNRGTATIVNQVAAMKRMVDDFRDYAKTPPAVLEPLDLNALLDEILHLYLGGEGNDIIHLQLGAGLPLVMGDPTQLRQVIHNLLQNAQDAMAELVDGAPQARIDVITEAIHYQGADGKQRTAVRLAISDNGPGFAPKILAKAFEPYVTSKARGTGLGLAMVKKIIEEHGGRIDIQNHVDRSGASVLILLLKLAPASQNS